GGCAAGCAAGACCTCGGTGCCAAATACCGCGACTACTTCGATTTCGAAGAGCCTTTTACCCAGCTTCCAAGCCACCGCATCCTCGCGCTGCTTCGTGGAGAACAAGAAGGAGTGCTGAGCTTGGAGATGGACGCCGGAGACGACGCCATCTTCGAACAACGCATCGCAGAGCACGCGGGCTTGGACACCACCTCGCCGTGGCTGCACAAGGCCGTCCACTTTGCCTGGCGCACGAAATTACAAGTTTCTGCAGGCTTAGATGTGCGGATGCGTCTGAAGGAATTTGCCCAAGAGCAAGCCTTGGATGTGTTTGCGAAGAATCTTCGCGATGTTCTCCTTGCTGCACCGGCAGGCGAACGCGCCACCTTAGGGCTCGACCCCGGCTACCGCAATGGTGTGAAGTGCGCAGTGGTGTCTTCAACCGGCAAGGTGCTCGAAACGCTGATTGTGTATCCACACAAGCCACAGCAACGATGGGCTGAGGCCGTAGAACAGCTCGCCACCGCCTGCGCTACGCATCGTGTGGAGCTGATTGCAGTGGGCAATGGCACCGCTTCGCGCGAAAGCGAAAAACTCGCCCAAGAAGTAGCGGATCTGATTCACAAAGCCGGTGGCCAACGCCCAACCCCGGTGGTGGTGAGCGAATCAGGTGCCTCGGTCTATTCGGCTTCGGCCCTTGCCGCCCAAGAATTTCCCACCATGGATGTTGCGCTGCGCGGAGCAGTATCAATTGCGCGACGGCTCCAAGATCCCTTGGCGGAGCTGGTCAAGATTGATCCCAAGGCCATTGGTGTGGGTCAGTATCAGCACGATGTTCAACAACAGGCTCTAGCGCGCACCTTGGATGCAGTCGTAGAAGATGCCGTGAATGCGGTTGGTGTAGACGTCAATACCGCCTCCGCGCCACTGCTGGCCCGAGTTGCAGGGGTAACGCCGAGTATTGCCGAGCACATTGTGGCCTACCGCGATGAGCATGGTGCCTTCGAAGGCCGCGAGCAGTTGCGCAAGGTTCCACGGCTTGGGCCAAAAGCCTTTGAGCAATGTGCAGGCTTTTTAAGGGTCAGGGGCAACCATCCCCTCGATGCCTCGGCGGTGCACCCAGAAGCCTATGGTGTGGTTGCGGATATGGCTGCGCACACTGGTTTAGAGGTATCTGCCTTAATTGCTAATACTTCGGTGCTGCGTTCTTTGGATCCTCAGCAATTTATCCGCGGCGATTTTGGTGAACCCACCATCAAAGACATCATCGCCGAGTTAGACAAACCTGGCCGAGATCCTCGACCAGAATTTAAAACGGCCCAGTTCCAAGAAGGCGTTGAAACTTTAAGCGATCTCCGCGAGGGCATGATCCTCGAAGGGACAGTGACGAATGTGGCTGCCTTCGGCGCCTTTGTCGATGTCGGGGTGCACCAGGATGGGTTGGTGCATGTCTCTGCGATGGCGAATCATTTTGTGTCGGATCCGCATGATGTGGTGCGATCCGGCGAAGTGGTGAAGGTCAAAGTGCTCGAGGTTGATGTTGATCGCAAGCGCATCGCCTTGAGCATGGTGCTCGATCAGGATTCTTCACAGCAACGTCGAGGAGCAAAGCCTCAGGCCAAAGCCGACCGACAGCGCGGCGCCAACCCCAACGCCAGGGCCAAGCAATCAGGCAAGAAGCAGCAGCGCAAGCAGGCACCGGTGGCTAATTCGGCTATGGCTGAGGCATTGAAGCGCGCTGGGCTCTAGTGGATTTTGCGCAAAGCCCAGGAGCTGGCATAATGGCTCAAGTTGTTCGCTTTGTGCTGTATGGGAGCGCAAAGAGGGCTGCACATTTTGCTCCGGGCACGAACCAGCCGAGCGCCCCGTATAACAAGGGGAGATGCCGCTAGGGTCCTCTGTCCTAGAAACACATAAGGAATATTCATGAACATTCTTGACAAGGTCGATGCAGCGTCCATGCGCGACGATATCCCGGACTTCCGTCCCGGCGATACCCTCGACGTGCACGTAAAGGTGATCGAAGGTCAAAAGACCCGTACCCAGCTCTTCCGTGGCGTTGTGATTCGTCGCCAGGGTGCCGGCGTGCGTGAGACCTTCACCGTACGCAAGGTCTCCTTCGGTATTGGTGTGGAGCGTACCTTCCCGGTACACACCCCCAACATCGACAAGATCGAGGTCGTTTCCCGCGGCCGCGTGCGTCGCGCCAAGCTGTACTACCTGCGCGATCGCAAGGGCAAGGCAGCCAAGATTCGCGAGCGCCGCTAAGAGCGCATTGCTTAAAAAGACCCCTCCGGGGGTCTTTTTTTATTGCCAAATCACTCAGGTATCAGGCTTGAGCTGCTTGTCATAGGCGTTGGGGTGAAGACCAGGAATCTAGGAGGGCTTGCTCATTCGATGCGGATGGGATCTGGTTGGGGCAGGGGGACGTCGAAAAGCTAGGAAGCGGTGCTAGAGTGCAAGCCGTGAGTGAAGCCGAAAACCCCAAGGCCGAGAAGAAGCAACTTCCTTGGTACGTAGAAATCCCGCTGGTGATGTTTGTAACCCTGGCGGTTATTGTGTTGATTCAAACCTTCGTTGGCAGGCTCTACGTCATTCCAAGTGCCTCGATGGAGCCGACGTTGCATGGCTGCGCGGGTTGCACTGGGGATCGCATCATCGTGGATAAGCTCACCTACGATTTTTCCGATCCCAAACCGGGCGATGTAGTGGTGTTTAAAGGCACCGACTCCTGGAATGAGGGCTTTGTTAATCAACAATCCCAAAATCCCGTGACCTCCAAATTGCGCAATATCGCCTCCTGGGTTGGTTTGGCCTCAACGGATGAAAATGACCTGGTCAAGCGGGTGATTGCCACCGGTGGGCAAACGGTTCAGTGCCTTGAAGGGGATCAGGGCGTGAAAGTTGATGGCAAACTCATCGATCAATCCTTCGTGCAAAACCCACCCTCGAATCCTGTGCAAGGACCTGGGGGCTCTGAGGCCTGTGGCGGACCATATTTCGGGCCGGTGAAAGTGCCAGAGGGCAACTTGTGGGTGATGGGCGATAACCGAACCAACTCGGCGGATTCGCGCTACCACATGGGGGATCAGTACCAAGGCACCATTCCTGAAGACAATGTCATTGGCAAGGTCCGCTGGATCGTCTTCCCCTTCAACCGCATCCAAAGCGTGGATGCCTATGACCTTCAAGGCTAAGTGCGCACGCTGAAGCAATTGCGCACCTTCGATGTTGCGCTAGACAAAGCAGGCCTGGGGCCGGTCGCGGGAGTAGACGAAGCCGGCCGGGGAGCATGTTGTGGGCCTATCTCAATCGCCGCCTGCATCCTGCCACCGAAAATCCTGCCCGCCCTGGATGGTCTCACCGACTCCAAAGCCCTGTCACCTGCGCGCCGCAATACGCTTTTCGACGCCATCCGTACCCACGCACTGGCCTATTCCATCGTGCATATCTCGGCTCAAGACATTGATGCCCATGGTATTCAACATGCCAATATCTCAGGCATGCGTCGCGCGGTGGCACAGCTTCACATACGACCCGGCTACGT
This window of the Corynebacterium pseudopelargi genome carries:
- a CDS encoding Tex family protein — protein: MTSRIASIIAKELSTTPPKIEAAINLLDEGNTVPFIARYRKEATGGLDDSQLRQIEERLVYLRELEARKRVVLEAIEEQGKLDQHLKALIEECDTKARLEDLYLPFKKRRKTKADKAREAGLEPLLDQLIAQPEAQAEALAEGYVGAEIADTKAALDGARAILIDRLALDADLVGQLRQKMYEDGQLSAKVIEGKQDLGAKYRDYFDFEEPFTQLPSHRILALLRGEQEGVLSLEMDAGDDAIFEQRIAEHAGLDTTSPWLHKAVHFAWRTKLQVSAGLDVRMRLKEFAQEQALDVFAKNLRDVLLAAPAGERATLGLDPGYRNGVKCAVVSSTGKVLETLIVYPHKPQQRWAEAVEQLATACATHRVELIAVGNGTASRESEKLAQEVADLIHKAGGQRPTPVVVSESGASVYSASALAAQEFPTMDVALRGAVSIARRLQDPLAELVKIDPKAIGVGQYQHDVQQQALARTLDAVVEDAVNAVGVDVNTASAPLLARVAGVTPSIAEHIVAYRDEHGAFEGREQLRKVPRLGPKAFEQCAGFLRVRGNHPLDASAVHPEAYGVVADMAAHTGLEVSALIANTSVLRSLDPQQFIRGDFGEPTIKDIIAELDKPGRDPRPEFKTAQFQEGVETLSDLREGMILEGTVTNVAAFGAFVDVGVHQDGLVHVSAMANHFVSDPHDVVRSGEVVKVKVLEVDVDRKRIALSMVLDQDSSQQRRGAKPQAKADRQRGANPNARAKQSGKKQQRKQAPVANSAMAEALKRAGL
- the rplS gene encoding 50S ribosomal protein L19; protein product: MNILDKVDAASMRDDIPDFRPGDTLDVHVKVIEGQKTRTQLFRGVVIRRQGAGVRETFTVRKVSFGIGVERTFPVHTPNIDKIEVVSRGRVRRAKLYYLRDRKGKAAKIRERR
- the lepB gene encoding signal peptidase I; the protein is MQAVSEAENPKAEKKQLPWYVEIPLVMFVTLAVIVLIQTFVGRLYVIPSASMEPTLHGCAGCTGDRIIVDKLTYDFSDPKPGDVVVFKGTDSWNEGFVNQQSQNPVTSKLRNIASWVGLASTDENDLVKRVIATGGQTVQCLEGDQGVKVDGKLIDQSFVQNPPSNPVQGPGGSEACGGPYFGPVKVPEGNLWVMGDNRTNSADSRYHMGDQYQGTIPEDNVIGKVRWIVFPFNRIQSVDAYDLQG
- a CDS encoding ribonuclease HII encodes the protein MRTLKQLRTFDVALDKAGLGPVAGVDEAGRGACCGPISIAACILPPKILPALDGLTDSKALSPARRNTLFDAIRTHALAYSIVHISAQDIDAHGIQHANISGMRRAVAQLHIRPGYVLSDAMRVEGMETAMLPMIGGDAASRSIAAASVLAKVSRDRAMEALDLRLPNYGLAAHKGYGTKSHMDAVRRHGASEEHRYSYANVQAAHRHWLEQNT